TTTGGGAGCTAATTAGATAACCTCCTTGTAGAACTTTAAAGTATAAATATAAATTATCCCTATATTGATATATTTTCAGTATGTTTAGTATATCGGTTAATTTTCATGTAAAGTGTGGGGTTTATTCCTACTTATATAATTCCAATTGAATTTTCAATAAAAAGGCGGGATAAAGTTGAAAGTGAACACCGAAAAACTGGTCATCGTTTTTCCCATTGCATTAGCTTTTGTAACTACCATAGTAGCCATGATTGGCTTACAAATATCTCCAAGTCTACACTACACAGATGAAGAGCTTCAGGCTCTTTATGAAAAATACAATATCACTGAGAATGATCTCAAATATGCGAAAGGCGAACTTCCACCTATGACTATTACAGAAAATGATTCCAGGGTTATAGCCACAGAAGATGGACTTCCTCCTGAAGATCTGGTACAAGGTGTCGACTACGATGTAATCTACACGCAGGCTGAATGGCGTATTATGATTGCAAAAGCAGAAGCAGAATACATAGAGAAATATGGAGTTGATCCGTCTGAACCCAAACTTGATTGGGTCGGTGGATATTACCTGCCACTGCAAGAAATAGATAGACTGGCAAGGGAAAGCAATATCGCACTCTGTTGATTTTGAAAAGATAAGAGATAAGTTCATTTCTTATAAATGAAGCATGTGTTGGTATTTTGAACTTATCCGAATAATCATGTCGCTGTCCGAAAAGTGCCCAATATTTCGGACAAAGCGGTTATCATGTAGAACATTTATTTTGTCTTATTGAAAAACGCCGGCTTCGCCGTACCCTTCGGGATTATTTTAGTTATTTCGAATCTTGCAGAATCGGTTTGCTGATTTCCTTTAAGTTCTAATGGCAGTATTTATACAGAACAGAATAACCCACATTACAGATCACCGGATATCATTGCTTTGTGATATGCAGCAACTAATATTTTGGGCTTTGGTATCTAAGTATAGTTACATAGATTGAGTGCCAATGTCTCAATATGAACTGTCCAAAATGTAAGAGTTCCAATCACAAAAAGAATGGAAAAGTTGGTGGGCGCCAACGCTACAAATGTCATGATTGCGGATACAATTATACCGTAGAAATAAAATCAACTGCTAGTTCCACTTCTGTTAAAAGACAGGCATTACAACTTTATCTTGAAGGATTAGGTTTTCGTTCTATCGGAAGAATTTTAGGAGTAAGCCATGTTTCAGTATACAAATGGATTAAGAAATTTGGCCAGGAATTAGAGGATCTAAAAAACGAAAATGAGATAGAGATTGTAGAATTAGATGAGATGCACACTTATATAGGTAACAAAAAAAATATTGCTGGATCTGGATTGCTATTGATAGAATTGGGAAAAGATTCATCAACTGTTCTTTTGGCAGCAGAGGAACAGAAACTGGCATACAACTATGGGACAAACTAAAGGATATTGGGATAAAAGAAGTCATGACGGATCATTGGAAAGCATATGCAGAGTTTATTCCAGAGGCCATTCATACTCGATCCAAAGCTGAAACATATACGGTAGAAGGATATAATAGTATATTCAGGCATTTTCTGGCAAGGTTGAGAAGAAAATCTAAATGTTATACAAAGAGTCTTGAAATGTTGCGATACTCTGTCTTAATGTTAATGAAATACCGAAATAATGAGATGACTATGTTTGATTAACAATGCCATATTTTGTTAACAAGTTCGGTAGCTTCTTCTTCAGAATCAACCATTCTTATGGTAACCTGAGCATTCCTGAAAAAGTTTAGTTCTTTTATACCGATCCGCAATGCTACCATCCCAAGTTCTTCTGAATATTTTCCATTCAGATATTTTGAGATAAGTGGCAGGTCAGGTGTTTCATCAAGGTGTGCGATTATCCTTAGTTTCCATGGGTCAGCAATACATGGAAGGACTTTCTCTATACTTTTTACACGCATTTAAACCCCAAACATTAAACTTCACATTTAAATCCACTTTATTATGGTGAATATGCATTTAAAAATCTTTTGAAACACATATACTTAAATATCCACGCAACAATCTATAAATTAGAACTTCATATTATTTTTAAAAAAGGTGATAAGAGATGCATTACGGTCTTGGGATTGATGCCGGTGGAACATATACGGATGCAGTGCTAATAAGAGGCTCAGACGGCGTTATAGTTGATTCTAAAAAGGCTTTTACAACTTATCCTGACCTTCAGACAGGCATAAAGAACGTACTGGATTCACTGGATCAGGAACTACTCAAGAATGTCAACCTTGTATCAGTTTCCACAACCCTTTCCACAAACTCACTACTTGAAGGCACCGGGACCTCAGTTGCTCTTATCATCATTGGCGAAAAGCCTGCTCAGACAGAATTTCCGGCTGAGTTTGTAATTTGTGTAAAAGGTGGCCATGATACACGGGGTGACGAGGCATGTGAGCTGGATGTGGCTGCAGTTGAGAGTTTTGTCCTGAGTACAAGGACAAAAGTATCTGCTTATGCAGTTTCGGGTTATTTCGGTGCACGCAACCCGGAACATGAGATTCAGGCCAAAGAGTTGATAACTAAGATGACCGGGATGCCGGTAGTTTGCGGCCATGAATTGTCACAGGAACTTGGTGCTTATGAGAGGGCTGTTACTGCTGTCTTAAATGCCCAGCTCATGCCCATCACCTATCAATTCGTAAATTCTGTTGTAAAAGATGTCAGGGGACGTGGCATTGATGCACGTCTTCTGATGCTCAAATGTGACGGCTCGGTCTATAATATAGAGGATGCGCTGGAAAAACCCATAGAAACTATATTCTCAGGTCCGGCTGCAAGTCTTCTGGGTGCATCATACCTGTCTAAAATGGAAACATGCGCTGTAATTGACATAGGAGGAACAAGCACCGACGTTTCAATGCTCCGTGACGGTGTTCCTGAGATAAGTAGTTCCGGCGCTGTTGTTGGCGGCTGGAAGACCCGTGTCAGAGCCATGAAAATGGAAACATCGGCAACCGGCGGTGATAGTCACATCTGGGTGCAGGATATGCAGGCTCATGTGGGACCCAGAAGAGTCTTGCCTTTGTGCGTCGCTTCGACAATGTATCCTGATCTGCTGAACAAGCTCAAAAGAAGCAGGGTTGTGCCACGGAATCATATGGATGAGAATCTCCAGCCAACAAAGTTCTTTGTCAGGACAGCATATGAGGCTTCTGATCTTGATGATGATGAGACCGAAGTTCTCTCAATGATAGGCAGTGAACCTGTTTCAGTTACCGATCTAACTTCGGACATGAGGAGAAACATTCCGCCGGGGGTGCTGGATTCCCTTATTCGAAAAAGGCTTGTACAGGGAATAGGATTTACACCCACAGACGCACTTCATGTTCTTGGAATCTATACAAAATGGGATGTGCAGGCTTCTGAGACAGGTGCTGCCAATCTTGCACGTTATACTATGAAAGGAAAATATGATTTCTGCACGCAGGTGAGGGAACTTGTGGCAAAGAACATGGCAGCAGATCTCATGTCCTATATACTGCCACATCATCCCGCCGGGATGATAGCAGACCTGCTTGACGATAAATATCCTGCAAAATTCAAGGTTGAGATACCGGTTGTTTTGCTGGGAGGTCCTTCCGGAGCATATGATAGTGAACTAAGTTCCATGATCGATGCTGAAGTAGTTGTTCCAGAATTCTCAGACGTTGGAAATGCAGTTGGAGCACTTGCTGGTAAAGGCGTCAAGAGAATTGAGATAATGATAACTCCTGCCTCCCTGGAAAATCCTGATGAGGATTTCCTTGTGTTCTCTCCTGTTGGCAGGGGACGCTTTAAGAATTATGTCGATGCTGTGGAATTTGCAACAAATACCGGCAAAGAGCTTGTCCTTGATTATGAGATACGTTGTGGTATTTTGGAACAGGACACTAAAATTACTGTCTCAAAGAAAACTGTCTCACCTGATAACTGGTCACATCCGCCACTGGAAACCAGGGTAATAGTTGTAGGAATTGGCAATCCTATGATGATACTAAAAGATTGAGGATCAATATTTTAATTTCAATTTTAATTTTGATTTCAATTCATTGCAGGAAGGATCACATGGACCTTTGTTCCAACACCTTCCATGCTTTCTATCCAGAGTCTTCCGCCATGATCTTCTGTAACCCTTTTACAGATATTAAGGCCAATGCCTGCACCTCCATATCTGCGTGTCAGTGAACCGTCAAGCTGGTAGAAACTGTCAAATGTTTTCATTACTTTTGTATCAGGTATTCCTATACCTGTATCTTCAATGACCACGTGTATTCCGATCTCTTCATGTTTTCCTGAAATTGAGACTTTACCACCGGATGGTGTGAATTTGAATGCATTGTCGATCAGGTGAATGAAAACTTCACTGAGGTAATTCGAGTCACCACTTACAAATGGAAGTGAATCAGGGACCTTATTCTCTACTGTAAGTTGCTTATCTGTATTTTCCATTGCAATTATGGAAAGTGCTTTGTCTATGACCTGTGGAAGTCTTAGTTCAGAGTATTCATAATCATAATTTTTGGCTTGCAGGGAGCTCATGAAAAGCAGCGATTCTATCAGACGCTTTAATTGTCCTGAATTGCTGTTCACAACTTTCATGGCCCTTTTCTGTTCCTTGTTCAGCGGACCGAGTGTCTCATCACCGACCAGCTCACCAAAGCCCATTATAGAAATAAGAGGGGTTTTCAACTCATGGCTCATTGTTGCCAGGAAATTGCTCTTCATTTCATCAAGGGAATGAAGTTCATCATTTGCTTTCCTGAGTTCATTGTTGATGTCTTCCAGCTTACTGTTGTAGTTTTTCAGTTCATCCTCTGAGTTCTTGAGCAGGATCATGCCTCCCATCATCTGGGTTATAAGGGAAAGCTGTCTTGCATCACTCTTTGTGTAATCCTCTTTCTTGTTTGCAACTGCCAGAAAACCTACAACTTCATTTTCATAGAGTATTGGCGCTGCAATATATGACCACATCTTCAGTCTTTTGAATATCTCCGGACATCTTGCAAGCTCAATTTCACTCGGTTCATTCATTATGAGAGGCTTTTTGTTCTCCAGCAATTCTGTCCACCGATAGCAACTTTCAAGTCCTGATATCAGGTCGCTGTCAGTAAAACCGTGCATTTTCAATATATTCTCGGGCTGAGTAATTATAGAGGACATATTTCTATTTGCATCAAAGAACCCAAGAACTCCGGCTTCACTTCCGGTAAGTTTAATTGATTCTGCCAGTGCAAAATTGCGGATGTTATCTATGGATAATCCATTCATGTAGCTTAATTCATGCAGTGTTTCAAGACACGATTCATCAACAAGCAATGCACTTTGCGCTTTTTTGAGGTCTGTAAAATCGTTAATTATGAATACTGTTTTGTCACCGGTCTTTGCAAAATAGGTAACAACCTCTCTTTTACTTCCATCAAGACATGTTATGATCCTTTCACCACTTATTCCGGTATCACTACTTTTAGATATCTCATTCCAGTTTTCCTGAACCTTTCGGCGGTATTCCGGATCAGGGTAAACTGTTTCCCACCATTTGCCAATAGTTGGTATGTCATCGGTTGTGTACCCAATCATTTCAGTGAGCTTGTGGTTTGTATATTCAAACTCTCCAAGAGAATTCATAATGGCTATGGGAAGCGGGGAGTTATCGATTATTTTCATGAAGTTTTCTTCATTTTCTTTTATTGCCCTTTCAGCCTGCTTTATTTCAGTGATATCATGGGTTATTTCAAGACGGACATCGCTTCCATCTGTCCATTTGATGATTCTGTCCATGACAAGATAATCCCTTTCAGCAAGAGGATTATGGTATTCCCATTTGTACGTCTGGTTCTTATTTTTGAGTATAATGCAATTAGTACAGAAATCACATGGTTCACTAAATCCCTGAAGCACATGATAGCATTTCTTTCCAATGGGGTTCCCTTTAATTATCTGCTTCAGGAACTTGTTGACATATAATATTTCATGTGTGTAAGGATCAGATACATAGACCGGTTCCTCAATGCTGTCAAATATAGACAATAATTGCCGTCTTTCCAGGTTAAGGTCCTTTGCAATAGAGTTTTTCCTGAATGCCATGCTAAGCATATTTGCATAGGTGTTAAGTATCGCAATATCCTTGTCAGCCCATTCTCCGGTCGTTCTGACATTATCAAAACCTATGAAGCCTCCTATCTCACTTTCGATAAAGAATGGAAGGACGATAAGTGATCTGATATTCTGGCTCATAAGGAGCTGTTTTTCAGCTTCTGCTTCCGGTGGAAGTTTTTTAATATCTATTATATGGATGGATCCATTTTCCTCAAGTTCCTCGTTCCACCAATGGAAATCAGAGCCCGGAAGATCCTGAAGCCTGTCTTTTTGCGGTTTAACGCCATTTGCACACCATTCATGTGTGTTGCTTGCCAGATTTCCGTTGTCGATAAGTCTGAATACGTATGCACGGTCAGCATTGCAGAGTTCACCAAGCATACCAAGTGACTCTTCTATTTTCTCATCCAGATCGTCTGCAAAGGCAAGCTCAGAAGAGATTTTAGACAGCATGCTTTCAATCTGATATTTTATCATTAGCCTGTCGTGGGCATCTTTATTTTTTTGTACTTCTGCTTCAAGGTCCTTTTTCAATGCAGTGACTTTGAGATTGTGCGCTATTACAAAAAAGATAAGTATTGCAAGAAAAATCATCCAGATTAGTTTTTGTTCACCTTCTAAGACGTAGACATGGAACAGGACAAATCCCAAAAGCACTAAAAAAGGCAAGATCATTATGCATAGCTTGTTTTCAGCGTTGTTTTTCATCCTTATCACAGTCTTTAATACATGAATCTGTTGCAAATAAATGCAAATAAATGCAAATATGATTGCCGCTGCAACATTCTAATGATTTTATAACATTGCTTACCCCTTTTAGTATATAAATTTATTTAATTATTTTTAATAAAAATATTTGTTACTGTGCGTTTTCTAACAAAACGCTCCCTATCTTGTTTTTGTATATTATTTCTTTTTTCACAGAGCGTTATGTTTTTATAAGTGCACAAATACACTTTCTTACTTATCTCTAGGTGTCTTTGATTGAAATATCAGAAACATGATTGATCTATCAAAGAAACTCTTATATCCGTATGGAATAAACTGGTTTTATGCAGAGATTTCTTGAGCTTCTGGAAACGTCAGAGAATTGTGTCTTTCTAAGCGGAGCCGGTATATCCACATTTTCCGGAATTCCGGATTTCAGAGGCAGTAATGGCCTTTATGCAAAATATGATGCAAACAAGATATTCGATCTTGCATATTTCCATAAGGATCCTGCATATTTCTATACCCATGCCAGGGAATTCATCTATGACCTGGACACTAAGGAACCAAATCTAATTCACAGAACTCTGGCAACGATGGAGAAACAAGGCCGTTTAAGTTTTGTCATCACCCAGAACATCGATCTGCTCCACCAGAAAGCAGGCTCAAAAAGCGTAATCGAGATACACGGCTCGCCTGCAAAACACAAATGCCTTTCCTGCGGTTTGAATTATTCCTATGATGATGTCCGTAAGCTTCTGGAAAAAGAGATGGTACCGCATTGCACTAAGTGCAGTGGCCTTATTAAACCGGATATAATATTCTTTGGCGAAATGCTGGATGAGACTGCAATTACGGATGCTGTAACAGTCAGTTCAAAAGCAGACCTTTTTGTGGTGATCGGCTCATCACTTGTAGTCCAGCCAGCCGCAAGTCTTCCTATCTATTCTCTGAAAAGTGGCGGCAAGCTTGTGATAGTTAACAATATGCCAACGCCGCTGGACGGATATGCATACCTGAAATATGATGAACTGGGTGACTTTTTCAGTCACCTGTCATCTTATCTCAATAAGTAAAAACAGTTCACCCATGCCTTCAGTCAGATTCAGTAATTCCCTGTTGCATCTACAAGGATGAAACTGGCATCTATGCCTGCTTTAATGACGATGGTCTCGTTCTGGTTTATGCGTATCTGGTCGTTCATTGCGAGCTTTTCACCGCAGGCTGTGATCTCTCCTTCAAGCACATAAATGAATACATACCTTGAGACATCTGTCAATATTTCAATAGTCTTTCCTGATTCAAGTTTTGACATGTTGACCGTGGTATTTGCCCTGAGTTTTACTGCTCCCGTATATCCCTGGCCAGCCACAGGTACAAGTTCATTGCGGCGGCTGTCAATGTCAAAATTCTCCATCCTGCATGCAGGTTTCATATTCTGCATAAGAGGATCGATCCACATGCGGCAGAGGCGTGTGTCCTTGCCGGACATGTTCATGTCTGTGAAAGTGACTCCGCTTCCACTTGAAAGTACCTGCACGTCACCGGCCTTCAATGTTTCTTTTACTCCGGTGCTGTCCTCATGGTTCAGTTCGCCTTCAAGGACAATGGTGACGATCTCCTTATCGTTCACTGATTCCGGTTTGTAGAACTTGCCTGCCCTGAGTATCTCATCGTTGAATACCTTCAGGTCTCCGAAGTGCGTGTTTTTCATATCCAGATAGTCTGAATATGAGAATATCCAGTAACCGCTTACAGCGCTGTTTTCGACGAAATGTCTTTCATCTGCTCTAACTACCTTTATCATAATATCTTCCTGTTTTTTGGGAGTATTTGACATTGGTGTTTAAGTATTTGACTGTGAAGCAGATGCTTTTTGTGGAAAGCCAGACAAAAATAAAGTCAGGTTGAAAATTTTAGTTCCAAAAAACGGTTTGCAATCTAAAAACAAAGTAACCATCCGCCGAGGGCGGCACATTTCGATAATTCTATACAGAAAATCATTTATTACGATTGTATTTAGGCTAGAATTGTTACGAAACTCATACAAAAAATTCAATGGCATTACGCAGAGCATTTGATTTTATCATTAAGGAAAACGCCGGCTTCGCCGTGCCCTTCGGGACAAGTTAAGTTATTCATGAAAGACAAAAAATCATATCAAGCTGATAAAACCATCCTGCTTACTTTAAAGATTACATAGAGCCAAAGCAGGAATTCTAAGAGCCAAAAAAAGAAAATAGTTTAACTGCCGCCTTATTCTTCATCAGCGGCACGTTCAAACGTAAGTTCCAGTACGCCATTCTTGTAACTTGCGACCATTGTTTGCGGGTCTACGCCACATGGAAGATCGATGACCCTTGAGTAACCAGTGTCGTTTGTTATAACAGTTATTTCAACGTGGGAGCAGTATGGGTAATATTCCACATTCTTTTCCTCAACTCCAAGGTCTGCAAGCAGGACAAGCTTGTCATCGGTTTCAAAGATGTCTATGAAAGGCTCCTTCTTGAGGATGTAGAAATCATCTTCCTCATCTTCATCTTCGTAATCAAGATCCTCATATTCATGCTGTCCACTGAACCCGAATACAGTAGGCTTCTTACCTGGCTGCCCGATGATAGTAAATCCGCGAATCACAGTTTTTCCGTCTTCTTCTGTGATGCTGCCGGAGAACATCTTTAATATGTGTTCTATCAGTTCATCGATGCTCGTTATTCTGTCAGGCGTTTCGTCATCACCGGAGTAATGATCTTTTTCGTTCATTCCTATACCTCTTTTTCTGAAACAGGGTTCATAACGGACTATTCAAAGGTAACATTTTTCTGTTTTAACTGCCTGATGCAACCTTGATTGTTCTAATTTATGCGAACAAGTTGTATATATATTCTGCGTTCAGAATCAGCAGCCTTAAAAATAAAAGTAAGTTGCAAGTTCCTGTTTTAGTTTCATTTCACAGCTTTTTCCAATCAACTATTTATCTTTGTACCGAGATTTAAGGAACCAGAGATTAAAAAGAGGAATTATATGGTGTCAAAACAGGTTCCATTTACAAAGGAAGAGATTACAGGGCTGATCGCAAAGTATCCGACACCTTTTCACGTATATGATGAGAAGGCTATCATAGAGAACGTCAGGAAACTCAAAAAGGCATTCAGCGTTGTCAACGGTTTCAAGGAATATTTTGCTGTAAAAGCGCTTCCAAACCCATATATCATGAAGTTGCTCAAAAGTGAAGGTTTTGGCTCTGACTGCAGTTCCCTTCCTGAACTCCTGCTTTCCGAAAAGGCGGGAATTGTTGGCGAGGACATCATGTTCAGTTCCAATGACACACCTGCAGAGGAGTTCATTAAGGCAAAGGAACTTGGAGCTATCATTAACCTTGATGACCTGAGCCACATCGAATTCCTTGAAGAGTCTGCCGGATTACCGGAGATCGTCTGCTGCCGCTACAACCCGGGACCACTGAAGGAAGGAAACACTATCATCGGCAATCCCGAGGAAGCAAAGTACGGATTTACCAGGGAGCAGCTTTTCACCGGATACCGCATGATGAAAGAGAAAGGTGTGAAAAGGTTCGGTCTGCACACAATGGTCGCATCCAATGAACTTGATCCTGCTTACTTCATTGAGACTGCAAAGATACTCTTTGAGCTTATTGCAGAGCTTTCAAAGGAGCTTGACATCAAGTTCGAGTTTGTGAACCTTGGCGGTGGAATTGGTATCCCTTACAGGCCGGAACAGGAACAGGTTCCATACGATGTCATTGCAAAGGGTGTTGCAGAAGCATACGATGAGACTATCAGGGCAAACGGCCTGCATCCATTGAAGATCTTCCTGGAATGCGGCAGGGTTATCGCAGGACCATACGGCTACCTTGTGACAACTGTACGCCACATGAAGCACATCTACAAGGATTATGTTGGTCTTGATGCATGTATGGCAAACCTCATGCGCCCAGCTCTCTACGGAGCTTACCACCACATAACAGTTCTTGGAAAAGAGCATGAGGAACACGAGATGCTCTACGATGTCACAGGTTCCCTATGTGAGAACAATGACAAGTTCGCCATCGACAGGCTCTTACCTGTAATAGAGAGAGGCGACATCCTTGTTATCCACGATTCAGGAGCACACGGCCATGCAATGGGCTTTAACTACAACGGTAAGCTCAGGTCAGCAGAATTCCTCATGAGACCTGACGGCAGTTTCGTCCAGATCAGAAGAGCTGAGACAATAGACGATTACTTTGCAACCCTTGATTTTGAAGGACTTGCAGATTTTGAATGAATACTTTTGTATTCATTCTTTCTAAATTCGATTTTATTAAGCAGACGTGATCTCTGTCACCGTTTCAATTACTGTTCCTTTTTCTTCATCAACGAGGAAATCTACTATTCTATTTCCAGATTCTATTTTTAATGCAGGAGCACATCCCGGTCCTTCATAGTTTTCTGAGGTTGGATGACAGGAATATGTTACACCTACGATGGTTCCACCTTCAAGAATTAGTTGTTTTGCACTTTCATTCTCTAGAACGATTTTAGCTATGTTAGACGTGTTTGTCTTGAGCCAGTCTGGTTTTGATTTGTTATAAGGCGGAAGTAGTTCAATTGTCGAGTAATCAATCTCTATATTGCTTGTTTCATCGTTTGCAGAGTCTTTAATGTTCTTTGAGGTATCTGATAACATGGAAGACTCTTTAACTGAATTCTGGTCTATGCATCCTGCAAGGCAATTAGTCAATAATACAAGGATTATCAACATTATTTTTGTTTTAGATTTTGTAATAATAACATCTCTCTACTTATTTAAAAGAATTTTTATTTGAAAAATAACATTGACTTTACAATTAAATCTTTATCTAATTAAAAGTTTTTATAGACATCAATTTTTCAAGATATCCTATTCATTTTCGGCTAGTGCAATAATGCTATTAAGAGCCAGAACAATAGTTGATTTTAGTGACGACAATGCAGATCAGGACCAGTAAGAGAATAGAGCTTATTGATATTACAGGCAGGGTGAAGGAAGAGGTAAAAAACACCGGAGTTCAGAATGGAATCTGCGTGATAAGTACAAAACACACAACGACCTCGATTATCGTTAATGAGAATGAATCCGGTCTTGTGTATGATATACTCGGCTTGCTGGAGAAACTTGTCCCTGCACATGCCGGTTATGCTCATGACAGGATCGACAACAACGCCGATGCACACTTAAAGGCAGTCCTGCTTGGAAGCAGCGAAACCATTCCTGTTATAGATGGCAGTTTGCATCTTGGAATGTGGCAGAGCATTTTCCTTGCGGAGATGGATGGACCAAGGACAAGAGAGGTCACGGTCACTATAATCAAGAGCGCCTGAAACGCAATGATCCAATAATGAAGCAATCATCCGCCGCAGGCGGCGCGTTCCAATGCTGCTGCGTAGAAAATAGTTCCAGATTTTATTGCAGTTATGTTGATAATTCTGCATAAGTTCTGCGAAGAAAGTGTTTCGTGGTACTATGCACATTCTTTTGTATCTTCTGATGGGAAAACGCCGGCTTCGCCGTGCCCTTCGGGCTTGGTCAGAACTTATGACCTCGGATAGATCATCTTCAAAATACAGTATATTGTTGAAGTAAAAAGTGAAAAAAAGAAAGTAATTT
The sequence above is a segment of the uncultured Methanolobus sp. genome. Coding sequences within it:
- a CDS encoding IS1 family transposase (programmed frameshift), whose protein sequence is MNCPKCKSSNHKKNGKVGGRQRYKCHDCGYNYTVEIKSTASSTSVKRQALQLYLEGLGFRSIGRILGVSHVSVYKWIKKFGQELEDLKNENEIEIVELDEMHTYIGNKKYCWIWIAIDRIGKRFINCSFGSRGTETGIQLWDKLKDIGIKEVMTDHWKAYAEFIPEAIHTRSKAETYTVEGYNSIFRHFLARLRRKSKCYTKSLEMLRYSVLMLMKYRNNEMTMFD
- a CDS encoding hydantoinase/oxoprolinase family protein, which produces MHYGLGIDAGGTYTDAVLIRGSDGVIVDSKKAFTTYPDLQTGIKNVLDSLDQELLKNVNLVSVSTTLSTNSLLEGTGTSVALIIIGEKPAQTEFPAEFVICVKGGHDTRGDEACELDVAAVESFVLSTRTKVSAYAVSGYFGARNPEHEIQAKELITKMTGMPVVCGHELSQELGAYERAVTAVLNAQLMPITYQFVNSVVKDVRGRGIDARLLMLKCDGSVYNIEDALEKPIETIFSGPAASLLGASYLSKMETCAVIDIGGTSTDVSMLRDGVPEISSSGAVVGGWKTRVRAMKMETSATGGDSHIWVQDMQAHVGPRRVLPLCVASTMYPDLLNKLKRSRVVPRNHMDENLQPTKFFVRTAYEASDLDDDETEVLSMIGSEPVSVTDLTSDMRRNIPPGVLDSLIRKRLVQGIGFTPTDALHVLGIYTKWDVQASETGAANLARYTMKGKYDFCTQVRELVAKNMAADLMSYILPHHPAGMIADLLDDKYPAKFKVEIPVVLLGGPSGAYDSELSSMIDAEVVVPEFSDVGNAVGALAGKGVKRIEIMITPASLENPDEDFLVFSPVGRGRFKNYVDAVEFATNTGKELVLDYEIRCGILEQDTKITVSKKTVSPDNWSHPPLETRVIVVGIGNPMMILKD
- a CDS encoding ATP-binding protein; the protein is MKNNAENKLCIMILPFLVLLGFVLFHVYVLEGEQKLIWMIFLAILIFFVIAHNLKVTALKKDLEAEVQKNKDAHDRLMIKYQIESMLSKISSELAFADDLDEKIEESLGMLGELCNADRAYVFRLIDNGNLASNTHEWCANGVKPQKDRLQDLPGSDFHWWNEELEENGSIHIIDIKKLPPEAEAEKQLLMSQNIRSLIVLPFFIESEIGGFIGFDNVRTTGEWADKDIAILNTYANMLSMAFRKNSIAKDLNLERRQLLSIFDSIEEPVYVSDPYTHEILYVNKFLKQIIKGNPIGKKCYHVLQGFSEPCDFCTNCIILKNKNQTYKWEYHNPLAERDYLVMDRIIKWTDGSDVRLEITHDITEIKQAERAIKENEENFMKIIDNSPLPIAIMNSLGEFEYTNHKLTEMIGYTTDDIPTIGKWWETVYPDPEYRRKVQENWNEISKSSDTGISGERIITCLDGSKREVVTYFAKTGDKTVFIINDFTDLKKAQSALLVDESCLETLHELSYMNGLSIDNIRNFALAESIKLTGSEAGVLGFFDANRNMSSIITQPENILKMHGFTDSDLISGLESCYRWTELLENKKPLIMNEPSEIELARCPEIFKRLKMWSYIAAPILYENEVVGFLAVANKKEDYTKSDARQLSLITQMMGGMILLKNSEDELKNYNSKLEDINNELRKANDELHSLDEMKSNFLATMSHELKTPLISIMGFGELVGDETLGPLNKEQKRAMKVVNSNSGQLKRLIESLLFMSSLQAKNYDYEYSELRLPQVIDKALSIIAMENTDKQLTVENKVPDSLPFVSGDSNYLSEVFIHLIDNAFKFTPSGGKVSISGKHEEIGIHVVIEDTGIGIPDTKVMKTFDSFYQLDGSLTRRYGGAGIGLNICKRVTEDHGGRLWIESMEGVGTKVHVILPAMN
- a CDS encoding NAD-dependent protein deacylase, which translates into the protein MQRFLELLETSENCVFLSGAGISTFSGIPDFRGSNGLYAKYDANKIFDLAYFHKDPAYFYTHAREFIYDLDTKEPNLIHRTLATMEKQGRLSFVITQNIDLLHQKAGSKSVIEIHGSPAKHKCLSCGLNYSYDDVRKLLEKEMVPHCTKCSGLIKPDIIFFGEMLDETAITDAVTVSSKADLFVVIGSSLVVQPAASLPIYSLKSGGKLVIVNNMPTPLDGYAYLKYDELGDFFSHLSSYLNK
- a CDS encoding pirin family protein — translated: MIKVVRADERHFVENSAVSGYWIFSYSDYLDMKNTHFGDLKVFNDEILRAGKFYKPESVNDKEIVTIVLEGELNHEDSTGVKETLKAGDVQVLSSGSGVTFTDMNMSGKDTRLCRMWIDPLMQNMKPACRMENFDIDSRRNELVPVAGQGYTGAVKLRANTTVNMSKLESGKTIEILTDVSRYVFIYVLEGEITACGEKLAMNDQIRINQNETIVIKAGIDASFILVDATGNY
- a CDS encoding Hsp20 family protein, which produces MNEKDHYSGDDETPDRITSIDELIEHILKMFSGSITEEDGKTVIRGFTIIGQPGKKPTVFGFSGQHEYEDLDYEDEDEEDDFYILKKEPFIDIFETDDKLVLLADLGVEEKNVEYYPYCSHVEITVITNDTGYSRVIDLPCGVDPQTMVASYKNGVLELTFERAADEE
- a CDS encoding diaminopimelate decarboxylase; translated protein: MVSKQVPFTKEEITGLIAKYPTPFHVYDEKAIIENVRKLKKAFSVVNGFKEYFAVKALPNPYIMKLLKSEGFGSDCSSLPELLLSEKAGIVGEDIMFSSNDTPAEEFIKAKELGAIINLDDLSHIEFLEESAGLPEIVCCRYNPGPLKEGNTIIGNPEEAKYGFTREQLFTGYRMMKEKGVKRFGLHTMVASNELDPAYFIETAKILFELIAELSKELDIKFEFVNLGGGIGIPYRPEQEQVPYDVIAKGVAEAYDETIRANGLHPLKIFLECGRVIAGPYGYLVTTVRHMKHIYKDYVGLDACMANLMRPALYGAYHHITVLGKEHEEHEMLYDVTGSLCENNDKFAIDRLLPVIERGDILVIHDSGAHGHAMGFNYNGKLRSAEFLMRPDGSFVQIRRAETIDDYFATLDFEGLADFE
- a CDS encoding secondary thiamine-phosphate synthase enzyme YjbQ, which produces MQIRTSKRIELIDITGRVKEEVKNTGVQNGICVISTKHTTTSIIVNENESGLVYDILGLLEKLVPAHAGYAHDRIDNNADAHLKAVLLGSSETIPVIDGSLHLGMWQSIFLAEMDGPRTREVTVTIIKSA